The window CCTATCCCTACCCGAATACCGCGTGTCAACATTGCCTGAAGCTGTGCTATGCCGGAGGCCAGTTTGAGATTACTCTGCGGGCACACCACAACCCCAGCACCGGTTTCTGCCAGGACATCCATATCCTCCTCATCCAACCAGACCGTATGGATACAGATCGTTCCTGCATCCAGAATGCCCAACTTATGCAGATGTCGTACAGGAGAATCAGCCTGTTTTCCTATAATCAGGGAGCTTTCCTGCGCAGTTTCTGCGGTATGGATAAACAACAGAGTCCCTTCAGAGCGGGCCAGCTCCTTTGCTGCCACTAAGGTCTCAGGAGAACAAGTATAGGGTGCATGGGCAAAAATCGCTGGTTTGACAAGCGAATGTCTCTGCCACTGAGCAAGAAAATCAGCAACATGTTCGATCTTTTTTTCAGGATTCGGGACTCCAGGGGCAGGAAAATCAATCACTCCCTGGGCCGCAACAGCGCGCAGTCCTGCATCGGCAAAAGCCCTAGCCGCATGGTGCTCATAAAAATAGCCATCAGCAACCGTGGTTGTACCGGACAATATCATCTCAGCCGCAGCAAGTTTACTGCACCAATAGACCATATCCGGCTGTACATACTTAGCTTCAGCGGGAAAGATATGCTTGGTGAGCCAATCCGCGAGCTGAAGATCATCTGCCAGACCCCGAAAAAGGGTCATAGCAGCATGACAATGCCCGTTAATTAAACCTGGCAGGGCTAGCTGTCCGCGACCATGAATGACCGTTTTGGCCTCAGCAGGATTAAAGTCATGTGCTGGCCCAATAGAACAAATTCGCTCCCCCTGGATTGCTATGCAAAAATTATTGCGTAGTGGTGCGCTTCCAGAGGGATCAGGCAGACAAACATCGGTTAATAAAATATCCGCTGTCATGCTCCGCCCCAAACAGTCCACCATATAAAAATATACTGTCTTTGTTTCATTATCTTACATATCTCTTTGATGGCAAAAAGGAAATCAAAGCAGATGATCGATATTTTCTCCGATAAATTCTGCTGCTGCCATTTTAAATTTCCGGATATTTTCCTCACTGTCTTTTATTTTGAGCGCCTTATTCTTCGAGACCCCTGTTTTTTGTGCAAATTGCATTCTCCCTTCATATCCTTTTTTTTGCGTCACGATATCGTATATTTTTGCAATGGTTGCGCCCATATTCTCCCCTCTTCAAGAGCCTGCTCGTATACATTCCAGAGATTTTCACAGGCCCTTACTTGCTCCCTGTAGCTCTTTATCTTGTGACAAAAGAAAGTATCTCCCCTCTCCTCACCCCATATCCAGCCATTTCTCAAGAAGAGAATCAACTCGTCATGGCTTCTTCAAAGGCATCAATAATCCTGGGGACAATAATATTCAGCAGCAATCCAAGCTGAACCTTGGAGCTATCAACCAGAACTCCCCATCGGTACTCGCCCATAGGTAATATAATAACCAATTTATTATCCAACAGATCAAGCATATAATACCGTCCTAATCCTGGAAAACCGCTCCCTTCCAACGTGTCATTCAAATAAGTGGTCAACTGATTAAAGAGAGCAGTTGCCTTAGGTTGTGGGTTGTGTCCGGCAATGGAAAAACCATCGGCAACGGTCCAGATATCTGTTGCCAACAGCCCCTGCCCCAGATCTTTTGTCATTGACTCAATAATACTGTTTAATTTCTGAACATCCATCTTCGACTCCTTTTTCACATGATCGGTGATAGTAGTTTGGGACATCTTCCCTTCTGAAGCATCAGGTTCAATCTTCCAGCTATCTTTTTCTTCCTGTCTCTGGTGATCTGCCTGCGGTATCCTTGCGGATTCCGCGTTGCTTGTTACAATTTCTTTGGGTTGAGTGTATATTGACGCAGCCTCATCCTCATCTTTCTGATGCATGGAGGTAAGCAGCAGGGTCATCAGCGGGATTCTGATTCGCCGCTCCGGGCTGTCTCCTGAATTTTCGTGAAAGGTAATTGTAATCTCAACGTCATCCCAACCAATAATTTTTTGCGCTGCTGGAGCCCCTCTGATATCACCATAACTGGCATCAAAAAGAATTCCATGTTCAAAATGGAACCGACCAGTTGCCAGATTTTCCTTATTCAATACCTTAACCTGGCAACTTTTCCCTTCCATCTCAATAAGCTGCAGGAAACCACCTACAGAGATATTTTTGATAACCCCGCCCAGTTCAGTTTTATTCAGCAACTCTCTGATCGCTTTTGCCAATTGGACAACATGAACCGGCTTGGAAAGGAGCTTGAGGCACCCGAGCTTTCGCAGTCTCTCTTCAATGCCATCACTGGAATAACTGCTCAGGACAACAACAGGAATGGAAGAATAATTGGAATGGAGATGGGCAAGGAGTTGGAGACCATTCATCACCGGCATTCTCAGGTCGGTAACAACAAAGTCTATCCGATTGGATTCTAAAATTTGGAGGGCTTCCTGACCGTTTGAGGCGCTGAAAAAAGAATAGTCTTTGGGGCCTAAAAGATTTTTCAGGCCCGAAATCACCATACTGGTGAGATGGATTTCATCATCAACCAATAAAAGATTTTTCATCGAAAACTTCTAAGTAAATATCCATATCCCTAGGACAAAAAATTATTTCCATACAAAAAACAAAAGAGATCTAGATGACCCCATAAGGGCAATGCGAACCAATACCAACTAATACCAACTAATACCCCTTGCGAATCATGATACTGACACGACGGTTGAGTCTGCGACCAGCTGCGGTTTTATTTGTGGCCACCGGATGACCGTAGCCATACCAATAGAGAAGAATGCGTTCTTTGCTTAGTGCGGGAAAATGATTCAGCAAATATTTCTGCGCACTTTCAGCCCTGCGCTGGGATAAACGCATATTGTATTTTTCTGTACCAATAATATCGCAGAAGCCTGAAAGCACCGCATAATGGGTGGGGTTATCCAGGAGGTAATTCCCGAGACGATCCAGGGTGTTCCGATATTTCTTGCGGATAGAGGCCTTATCAAAGGCAAAGAGGACATTATCAAAAAGCCCATCCGGAGTCATATAAAGTCGTCCGAACAGGTATTCTGGATGTGCCGCAACCGTATCAAAATCAACGACCTGAGAGCAATCATTGACTGCTGCTATCCTATGGAGCAAGGCATCTGCCCTCGGGGTGGTAGCACTACTGACGATGGTAAAGCAGACGTCATACTTCTTTGCCAGCATCTCAGCCTGGGTGAGCGGAGCAGGCTCATCTACTCCCTGAAAACGGGCATCTTCACCATTGGTAAAGAGAAAAATCTCTGTACGTCCCGGAAGCCCAAGTAAGTACTCCATTTTCATCAGGGACATTTGCAACATGGGCGGCCCTGAGCTGATCACCGGCAATTTTTCCAAGGCCGTAGCAAACTCTTTTTTCTCGTAATTCTGCAAGACATAATAGGGATGAAAACTGCCCGGCGAGGCAGGAAGCCACATCACATTTTTCCAATGAGGATAAAGGCCTGTCTGCCAACGCAGATCCGGCATGGCTTCATTGCTTTTCAAAAGGATCTGTTTAGACATCTCCAGGCGTGTCATGCCAGTATCCTTATAGGGCACAGTCATGGCAGTGGAGGGATCGTAGAACACAAAGAAATTATCCGCCATTCTGATGTATTTTGGCGGAGCTTCTTCCACGCTATCTGCACGCAGAATCGGTTTTTTCTTGGCCCGTTGCGCTTTTCGGCCTCCAGCTACTGCCCAGACGGAAAGCATTGAGAGCGTTAGCAAAGAGAGAAGAACTATGGTCACTATCCGGGAAGGTCTGGATCTCATATGTATACTATTCCTG is drawn from Candidatus Electrothrix aestuarii and contains these coding sequences:
- a CDS encoding response regulator, translating into MKNLLLVDDEIHLTSMVISGLKNLLGPKDYSFFSASNGQEALQILESNRIDFVVTDLRMPVMNGLQLLAHLHSNYSSIPVVVLSSYSSDGIEERLRKLGCLKLLSKPVHVVQLAKAIRELLNKTELGGVIKNISVGGFLQLIEMEGKSCQVKVLNKENLATGRFHFEHGILFDASYGDIRGAPAAQKIIGWDDVEITITFHENSGDSPERRIRIPLMTLLLTSMHQKDEDEAASIYTQPKEIVTSNAESARIPQADHQRQEEKDSWKIEPDASEGKMSQTTITDHVKKESKMDVQKLNSIIESMTKDLGQGLLATDIWTVADGFSIAGHNPQPKATALFNQLTTYLNDTLEGSGFPGLGRYYMLDLLDNKLVIILPMGEYRWGVLVDSSKVQLGLLLNIIVPRIIDAFEEAMTS
- a CDS encoding amidohydrolase — encoded protein: MTADILLTDVCLPDPSGSAPLRNNFCIAIQGERICSIGPAHDFNPAEAKTVIHGRGQLALPGLINGHCHAAMTLFRGLADDLQLADWLTKHIFPAEAKYVQPDMVYWCSKLAAAEMILSGTTTVADGYFYEHHAARAFADAGLRAVAAQGVIDFPAPGVPNPEKKIEHVADFLAQWQRHSLVKPAIFAHAPYTCSPETLVAAKELARSEGTLLFIHTAETAQESSLIIGKQADSPVRHLHKLGILDAGTICIHTVWLDEEDMDVLAETGAGVVVCPQSNLKLASGIAQLQAMLTRGIRVGIGTDGVASNNRLDLIREMDVCAKIHKLPALDPVAVPAAQVVKMATSGGAAVLGLEEKIGVLEEGKLADIILMNLDAPHLQPMHGADLPLYAAQGSDVQTVLINGKVVMQDRQILSFDLAETLAQVRGLAEQVKVGL
- a CDS encoding OmpA family protein, with the translated sequence MRSRPSRIVTIVLLSLLTLSMLSVWAVAGGRKAQRAKKKPILRADSVEEAPPKYIRMADNFFVFYDPSTAMTVPYKDTGMTRLEMSKQILLKSNEAMPDLRWQTGLYPHWKNVMWLPASPGSFHPYYVLQNYEKKEFATALEKLPVISSGPPMLQMSLMKMEYLLGLPGRTEIFLFTNGEDARFQGVDEPAPLTQAEMLAKKYDVCFTIVSSATTPRADALLHRIAAVNDCSQVVDFDTVAAHPEYLFGRLYMTPDGLFDNVLFAFDKASIRKKYRNTLDRLGNYLLDNPTHYAVLSGFCDIIGTEKYNMRLSQRRAESAQKYLLNHFPALSKERILLYWYGYGHPVATNKTAAGRRLNRRVSIMIRKGY